From Punica granatum isolate Tunisia-2019 chromosome 1, ASM765513v2, whole genome shotgun sequence:
GAATTAATTCcacaattataaaataattgctTCGAAACCCAAATGGATGTTTTCCTTGCTGGTACTGGGATTGCAGATGGTCTAATCCACATTCGTGCTGAATGAAATTCAGTCTTATCCTTCGTCAATCCTTTTAAGGTTGACATACTGACTATTTCTGGCTCTCCCTTGTGGGCAGGTTGCTCCATACCCTCGTCGAGCATTCGTTGCAGGCGACTGCTCCTCGAGTTTGAGTGCATTGGGCCTCACCAGCAAACAAGAAGCATTGTTTCTGGAGTTGATCTAACCATCATCAACTGCAAATATTCCTGTTTCTCCACCTCTGCTTCCTTTCCAAATTCCCTTCGATGCTTGACACCGGAATCTTGGGGAAGATGTTCAGAGGAAAGCAAATATTCCTCTGTCTCCGCCCCTGCTCCTTTCTGGAATCCCTCCGATGCTTGACACCGGTATCTTGGAGAAGATGTTCAGAGGAAACTTTAGCAGTGTAGGTTGATTGTTGAACATAGCTTAATGTAATTTCTAGTGGATTTAAAATGTTGAGTTATTTCTAGtggatttgaaattttcagtTACCAAGACAAATTcttagagtgcgtttggtttcagagttgaagtaattttgattttgattttgattgtggaaaatgacaaatgagattgtattataaatttgacttgggaaacgtgtgtttatgttgtgtagtgggtagagttaaaattaaaatcataattctaaaattaaactctcaatccaaacgcagCCTTGTCTGTTCTGATCGGACCTTTGTCAAGCGTGAATTAGATCCAATGTAGCTTGATTTCATTGGACAAGAAATTTTCCAAATTGGGTCGGGTCCAATTGAGCACATCAAGCACATTTCTGAATGGTCCAATTAGGCTTGAACTTGAGCTCGATGCTGGTCAGTTACTGAAGCTTGAATATATTGGGGGTTGGAAGATATTGCGTTCTATTGGCTTAACAACTGACCTCATTAAATCATAGCCGTTGATAGTTCCGAACATTCTACGAGCTGTCTCTACAAGAATCTGTCTTGATGAATGAATACTTCGTACCCGAACACCGAAAGTGCAGGTACAAAGGAATTGAAATCCAATTAGGcaaaaaatattaactttaaaatgggaaaaaaaatccacgAAGAGCAAGAACAGGAAACTATCTCTGGGAACCGGTTTTGGTTCCTTCAGCCTTTTCCTCTGGTGCTGTCCAGTACAGTTTATTTGCCAATAGTATCTTCTCCCTCTCATGGGGTCCTTTCTCATGGTCCACGATTCGCGTATCGTATTGCATCCCGTCGATGATGCTCTTAATCCTCACCAGTATATCGATATCGTCCCTGATTATCATGCTGCCTTCGGGCCTCAGTATTCTGTCCATTTCCAGCAGAATATCTCCCATCTTACACCTGGGCAAAAGGATACCAATGATGCTTCAGAAATCATAAATTCGTGGTTGTCGTATGGTAAGCACGTAAATGTTAATCATACCTGTCTTTGTAGAGGCTAAATACTGCATGTGCATGGATGAAGTCGTACGTTCTCGGGTAAGTAGACATGGCCTCGCACCTTCAGGGAAGAATGGCAATGGTAATTTGCTTGGTGTTCGAAGTTCTAGGTATCGCGAAACAGAGAGAGCAGGTCGAGAAACTTTACCAGTTCTGATACGTTCCGATGACACCCCTCTCGTAGATGGCGCCAAGAGTGTTAGCTCTAGCCTCGACGGGGACAACGTTCATGACCCAGACCGGATCGCTCACAAGGGCGGCTGCGAAACCTCCGAGGAAAGCGTTCATGTCCAGCAAGTTCCTGTACCTTCCCCTTTCTGCAAACTGGTAGTCGAGGGTCTTGTAGTGCGCGACTCTCTTCTTCCACAGCTCCGTATTCTCTTTAAACGTCTCTGCCGTGACTCCCTCGACTCCTCCATTCCTTATCCTCGGGGGCACGGTGTTCAGCCTCTCAGGCCACTTTGCCAGCTCTCCGCCTGCAACTTCTTTAATGTCGGACACTTCCGGGAGCTGGGTCAGGCATGTCCCCATCGGGGTGTACCTTTCGCAAAGCATGAAGAACCAAGCATTAGGATAAGCGGGATGCACCTAAACCTTCGGGTAAGTTTTAAGCTATGTAACTCGAAGAACAGGCGGGAGAATGAATAATTGCGCAAGGAAAAATCGAAGTACCAGGCGATATTGGGATCTTGAGCAGGGCAGAAGGGAGGAAACTTGAAGACCTTCCGGCTGGCCTTGCAGTGGACATGGTTAGTAGGCTTCTGCCAAATAGCAATGTCACCCTTCTGGGTCAGTTTCTTCCAGCACAAGCTCTTCGCCACGCTTTCAATCTTAGCCTGCTCCGACTTGAGATCATCCGGCGTCCTCTCCCACCCTTTCCAGTGCCTCTCCCAGTTTATGGGCGGCCCCGACAGGATCCAGTACCCTCCCGGCCGCAGAACCCGATCAACCTCCATAAGGTACATGCCATCtgcaaaagaattttaaaGCAGTTTGAATCCAAGCATTTGGCACTAAAAGCATTCCTTCGCAAATGCAAAtcataatatatgtttttttcccATTCCTTCCAGCATACCAAACATGACATAAGGATGGCTGGAAATTAGCCAACCGAGTATGGAGAGTGAAAGTACCGTATTGGCCCCACGGGATGAGGCACCGGGAGCAGTGAGCCATGTCGAAGGCCCTGGAAGGGTAAGGGAGCCTCTTGGAAGCAAGGACCCCGAGAAGGGCAGGTACCCCTCTTTCCAAGGCAAACTGGACCTGGGCTTCATGGGTGTCCCTCGGCGCAAACGACATCGTTTGGATGTTTCTTGACATTAGGTACGCTCCCCAACTCGCCACCTACAACATGTGCATATGAATTATACATGCCATTATGTCAAATCGATTACGTGCATCAAGCATGCAAATATCAACTGgatcaattaaattaattgattcaAAAGGTTGCAAATGCATATAATCTATGCGCCCGGCTGGGTCAATCTCGACTAGGAAGGCGCAGCAATGTTGATCTGGTCCTAGGATGGCTAAGTCGATGTTAGATTCGACCTAGAGGTCGACAGACTAGAGTCAAGCGGTAGCCGCTTCAGCATCTACCGCAAGGCAACTGACGAGGAAAATATGCAGCTTCCAGAATCTTGAGTAAAACTTGagtaatttttcaaatcaacAAGAAAAGTAACATTTGTTTATTTCGTGACGAGAGTTATTCGCGAACCTCATTAATAATGAAATGAGAAGTAAAACAAGTCGAAtataaaatcaatatatattcgAAACAAATTAGAGACTATGTTTGGGAATACTCCATTTCATTCCAACtccaaataattatatttatatggatAGTAATGATCAcattattgaattataaaaaaaaaagagagaaaaaataatgattaattaagagaaaataatgattatattgttaaattatgaaaaaaaataatgaatagtcaaaaaaatttagtattaaaaataaattgaatgataattaagataaaaaaattaaagaaaaagagaaaaaaataattattgaattattaaattattaaattaaagataacTCAATTAGAAAATTCTCATTTGTCAAACAAAGGCCACGTTCCACGTGTTATATTCGCCTAACACCATAATACTGTAAGctagaacaagaagaaaattgtCTTGGATGTCTCCATCGAATCGTTGACTTTTTTCACCATTGGGTTGAGCGAACCACGCTGACTAAGAACAGTTGGCGCCGCAATAAAAACATGGAAACTTTGGAAATATCAACATTTGGTCCCAAATCTTTCGAGACTGTTGTTATGGGCAAACCGGACGTTAGTCAATAACCAAGGAAAAGTGAGACCCTACGAAACCCGAAAAGGGGCCTTACCATATATTTTTGGTGGGTTTTAGTTGGATTTGGTGGAACTAATTTTGCTTTGACTAAATTggaataattaataatgttCACAATATACAtactattatatttatttataacatTACATTGGTATAGTTGATATTGTTTTGCCTTCATAGTTCG
This genomic window contains:
- the LOC116192011 gene encoding probable methyltransferase PMT15; the encoded protein is MARSWPILSHQFPSRTKRANLFYVTAVAILCVLFYFLGLWQLSGPALLFPTKGISASSRCVPGQLDARNSTASGRGPIVLDFAAHHGAGDLVPTEVLVPRFPPCPSNFSEYTPCEDAQRSLKFDRDRLIYRERHCPEEYEKLTCRIPAPYGYKVPFRWPHSRGRAWFANVPHKELTVEKKNQNWVHFKGNEFIFPGGGTMFPRGADAYIDSIGKLINLRDGSIRTAIDTGCGVASWGAYLMSRNIQTMSFAPRDTHEAQVQFALERGVPALLGVLASKRLPYPSRAFDMAHCSRCLIPWGQYDGMYLMEVDRVLRPGGYWILSGPPINWERHWKGWERTPDDLKSEQAKIESVAKSLCWKKLTQKGDIAIWQKPTNHVHCKASRKVFKFPPFCPAQDPNIAWYTPMGTCLTQLPEVSDIKEVAGGELAKWPERLNTVPPRIRNGGVEGVTAETFKENTELWKKRVAHYKTLDYQFAERGRYRNLLDMNAFLGGFAAALVSDPVWVMNVVPVEARANTLGAIYERGVIGTYQNWCEAMSTYPRTYDFIHAHAVFSLYKDRCKMGDILLEMDRILRPEGSMIIRDDIDILVRIKSIIDGMQYDTRIVDHEKGPHEREKILLANKLYWTAPEEKAEGTKTGSQR